CGCGACGCGACGACTCCGTGTCGGGAGCGACGAGGCGGCGCAGCGGCGACCCCTGCTCGAGCAGGTGCGACTGTCCCGCGACCTCGTCGAGCGTGCGCGGCCGCATGCGCACGGCGAGCGGCGCGCCGGGCCCTGCGGCCGGGACGCCGTCGTCGGTCGCCCCGGCCGTGTCGAACAGATCCATGCCCACGAGCCTACGCACCCGCGCCGACACCCACGGCACGGTGCGCCGCCCGTCCACGTGGCGTCCACGCACGTCCGGGTGGGATATTGGGGCGGTGTTCGAGACCCTTGCCCGCCGCGTGAGCCGCCACCCCCGCCGCACCATCGTCGTCTGGGCGGTGGTCACCACGCTGGGGCTCCTCGTCGCACTCACCGGCGTGGGCGGGTCCTCCCTGTTCGACAGGCTCACGTCCGGGAACCCCGCGGTCCCGGGTTCCGAGAGCGAGCGCGGCGGCGAGATCCTCTCCGAGCACGGAACGGCCGGCGAGACGATCACGATGATCGTGTCCGGCGTCGATCCGACCTCTGAGGCGCTCCCGGGCATCATGGCGACGATCGTCGCCGAGGCGTCCGCGATCGACGGCGTCGCTTCCGTCATCGATCCTTTCCAGCTCCCGGGCGGCGTGACGTCGCCTGCCGCCGCTCCCCTCCTCAGCTCTGAAGGGGACGGGTTCATCGTCGTCGCCGAGCTCGCGACCGACCTCGACGAGGACGAGCAGGCCATCGCGGTCGACGCCGTGGCCGCAGCGTTCGACGACGCCCAGGCGACGCTCGCGACCGCAGCCCCGGACGTGCGCACACTGGTCGGGGCTAACCGCCTGATCCTCGACGCCGTGACCGACCAGGTCCAGGAGGACCTGAAGACAGGAGAGCTCGTCGCGCTCCCGGTCGCGCTGGTCATCATGGTGCTCGTGTTCGGCGGCTTCCTCGCGGCCGCCATGCCGATGGTCGGAGCGATCGCATCGATCGGCGCGGGGCTCGGTGTGCTCCACCTGCTCACGTTCCTCCTCGACGTCGACGCCGCCGTCGTCAACGTGATCAGCCTCCTGAGCATCGGTCTCTCGATCGACTACGGCCTGCTCGTCGTCTCCCGCTTCCGCGAAGAGCTCGCGCGCGCCACGTCGGCCGGCGAGTCGGGCGCGATGCGCCGCCGCCGCGGCGACGGCGTCGTCGCGGTCGCCCTGGCCCGCACCATGACGACCGCCGGCCGCACGGTCGCGTTCTCCGCGGTGACGGTCGCCGTCTCGATCGCGGGCCTCATGGTCTTCCGCCCCGACGTGCTCCGGGCGATCGGCGCCGCCGGGCTCGCGATCGTGCTCATCGCCGTCGCCACAGCACTGACGCTCGTCCCAGCGGTGCTCGTGCTCGCAGGGCGCCGGATGGAGCGCGCCGGCACCCTGGCACGGATCCCGGGGATGGAGCGGGTCCTGGCTCGCACGGCAGACGTCGAGTCGGACGAGGGCACGTTCTACCGCCTCGCGGCGCGCGTCCAGCGACGACCCTGGTGGACCCTCGTCGCCAGCCTCGCCGTCCTCGTCCTCCTCGCCCTGCCGCTCGCGCACCTGCAGCTGCGCAGCTCGGACATCGAGCTCCTACCGACGTCGAACCCGCAGCGGGAGTTCGTCACGGTCCTCCAGGAGGAGTACCCCGCATCTACCGGGACCGACCTCGTCGTCGTCGTCGACGCGACGACCGAGGCGGCGGCCAGCCTCGTGCCGCTGATCGGCGCGGTCGACTCGGTCACCAGGGCGTCAGAGCCGACCGGGCTCGGCCCCTACTCCGTCATCGCAGTCGATACCGTCGGTGACGACTCGTCAGGACGCGAGGCGACCACCGCGGTCGGCGAGATCCGCGCCCTCGACACCGACCTGACGGTCTGGGTCACAGGCCCCGCCGCCCAGCAGGTCGACTTCGTCTCGACGCTCAGCGCCCGAGCCTGGGCTGCCGGGGCTGTCGTCGTCCTCGCGACGTTCGTCCTGCTCTTCCTCATGACCGGGTCCGTCATCGTCCCGCTCAAGGCGCTCCTGACCAACGCCCTGTCGCTCGCCGCCGCGCTCGGCGTCCTCGTGTGGGTGTTCCAGGACGGGCACCTCGAAGGCCTGCTCTCGTTCTCGAGCACCGGCGGCATCGAGACGTACGTCTTCGCGATCGTCATCGCGTTCGCCTTCGGGCTGGCGATGGACTACGAGGTGTTCCTCATCGCCAGGATCAAGGAGCTCGTCGATGCGGGCATGGACAGCGACGAGGCCGTGCGCGTGGGCCTGCAGCGCTCGGGTCGCATCATCACCTCGGCCGCCGCCATCATCGTCGTCGTGTTCGCCGGGTTCGTGTTCGGAGACCTGCTCATCATCAAGCAGGTGGGCTTCGCTCTCGCGTTCGCCGTCGCCCTGGACGCGACGCTCGTGCGCATGCTCCTCGTCCCCGCGACGATGACGCTCCTGGGACGGCACAACTGGTGGTGCCCGCCTGCGCTACGACGCGTCCACGAGCGCTTCGGCATCATCCACTGAGCCGAGACGACGATGTCCCAGCCGCACCCGGACGGCTTCCCGCCGATCACCGACGCCGAGCACGCCCTCCGTGAGACACGTCGGGCACAGGCCGAGCGCGCCAGGATCGACGCCGCCCGATATGCGCGCGAGCTCGCTGCCCACCGCAGCCTCTCGCGCGGCTACCTGCTCGTCGTCGTGCTCTTCGTCGCCTCCCAGATCGCCCTGTGGGCCCTGCGCCTCAAGAAGCGCGCCCACATCCTCGCGACCGTCGAAGCAGACCTGCGACCGTGGGCAGCCGGGTCCTTCTTGGCCTTCATCGTCTCGGTCGTGCTCGCGGCAGCCCTTGTCGCGCTCCTCGTCCGGCACTCGCGCCGGCGGCCGGTCGCGCCCTACCGCGAGGTGCCGATCGACGACGTGGAACGACAGCCTCGGACTCTCAGGCCCGGCTACGAGGCACCGCAGCGCTGGTGACGACAGACGACGACGCCCTCCGCAGAACCCTGCGGAGGGCGTCGTCGCACACAGCCCTAGGTCACTCGGCCGCGCCCTCAGCCTTCGGCTTCGCGTCCACGCCGGCCTCCTTGCGCTGCTGCTCCGTGATCGGAGCCGGCGCCTGGGTCAGCGGGTCGTAGCCGCCGCCCGACTTCGGGAAGGCGATGACGTCGCGGATCGACTCCGAGCCCGTGAGCAGCGTGAGGATGCGGTCCCACCCGAAGGCGATGCCGCCGTGCGGCGGGGCGCCGAACGCGAACGCGTCGAGCAGGAAGCCGAACTTCTCGCGGGCCTCCTCCTCGCCGATGCCCATGACCTTGAACACGCGCTCCTGCACGTCCCGGCGGTGGATACGGATCGAGCCACCACCGATCTCGTTGCCGTTGCACACGATGTCGTACGCGTACGCGAGGGCGTCGCCCGGGTTCTCCTCGAACGTGTCGATCCACTCGGGCGTCGGCGACGTGAACGCGTGGTGCACAGCGGTCCAGGCGCCGTCACCCACGGCGACGTCGTCGTCCTCGCCGGTCGGCTTGAACAGCGGCGCGTCGACGACCCACACGAAGGACCACTGCGACTCGTCGATCAGGCCGGCCTTCTTGCCGATCTCGAGACGCGCGGCGCCCAGCAGGGCGCGCGCGTCGCTCGCCCTGCCAGCGGCGAAGAACACCGCGTCGCCCGCCGACGCGCCCGTCGCGGCGGCGAGGCCGTCACGCTCGGCGTCGGACAGGTTCTTGGCGACGGGGCCGCCCAGGGTGCCGTCCTCCGCGAAGGTCACGTACGCGAGGCCCTTGGCGCCGCGCTGCTTCGCCCACTCCTGCCACGCGTCGAACCCGCGACGCGGCGTCGCGGCGCCGCCCGGGAAGACGACGGCGCCCACGTACGGCGCCTGGAACACGCGGAACGGCGTCTCGGCGAAGTACGAGGTGAGGTCGACGAGCTCGAGGCCGAAGCGCAGGTCGGGCTTGTCCGAGCCGTAGCGCTCCATGGCGTCCTTGAACGTCATGCGCGGGATCGGCAACGGGATCTCGTAGTCGATGAGCTTCCACAGCTCCGCGAGGATCTGCTCGCCCACGGCGATGACGTCGTCCTGCTCGACAAAGCTCATCTCGACGTCGAGCTGCGTGAACTCGGGCTGGCGGTCCGCGCGGAAGTCCTCGTCGCGGTAGCAGCGGGCGATCTGGTAGTAGCGCTCCATGCCCGCGACCATGAGCAGCTGCTTGAACAGCTGCGGCGACTGCGGCAGGGCGTACCAGGAACCGGGCGCGAGACGCGCAGGCACGAGGAAGTCGCGCGCACCCTCAGGGGTCGAGCGCGTCAGGGTCGGCGTCTCGATCTCGACGAAGTCCTGCGCGTCGAGGACACGGCGTGCAGCCGCGTTCGCCTTGGCACGCAGGCGCAGCGCGTGCGCCGGCGCCGGGCGGCGCAGGTCGAGGTAGCGGTGCTTGAGGCGGGCCTCCTCACCGATCGTCTCGGTGCCGTCGAGCGCCGTCGAGACCTGGAAAGGCAGCGGTGCCGACTCGTTGAGGACGACGACGTCGTCCGCGAGGACCTCGATCGCACCGGTCGCGAGGTTCGAGTTCTCGTTGCCCTCGGGGCGCAGGGAGACCGTGCCCGTCACCTGGAGGACGAACTCTGACCGCAGCGGGTGCGCGACCGCCTCGTCACGGATGACGACCTGGGCGATGCCGGAGGCGTCGCGCAGGTCGATGAAGGCGACGCCGCCGTGGTCACGGCGGCGGTCGACCCAGCCCGTGAGGGTGACGGTCTGACCGGAGTGCTCGGCCCTCAGGGAGCCGGCGTTGTGTGTGCGGAGCACGGGTTGTCCTTCCGAACTGCGTTGGGACGGGCCGCCGAGACGGGGCGGACCGTGCATGCCGATGCATGCGTGCACGCCGCTCGGCGGCGCGCGGACGGCGCGGGAGGCGCCGTCGACAAGTCTAGGCCGTCCGGCCCGGACCAGGCTGGGGCCGTCAGGCCCGCTCGACGGCCCGGACGACGGGCCACAGGTCCTCGACGGGCGGGGTCCAGTCGGCCGGGTCGGCGTCCACCTGCTCGCCCGAGCGGATGTCCTTGACCTGGTCGCCCTGCGCCGGCACGACCGTGCCGTCGGCGCGTGTGTGCTCGGGCGTCGCGGGGAACCACACGAACGGCACGCCGCGCCGGTCCGCGTACTTGATCTGCTTGCCGTACTTCGCGGCGGTGGGAGCGACCTCGCACGGGATCCCCCGGGCGCGCAGCGCGGTCGCGATCGCGTCCGACGCAGCACGCTCGCCCTCGTGGTTGACCGCGACGACGACCGCCGTCGGGACGGAGCGCGACGACTCGACGAGACCCGCACCGAGGAGGCGCGAGAGCAGGCGCGACACACCGATCGACAGACCGACACCCGGGTAGGTGTTGGCGCCGTCCGACGCGAGCGTGTCGTAGCGGCCGCCCGAGCAGATCGAGCCGAGCTGCTCGTGACCCACGAGGACGGTCTCGTAGACCGAGCCGGTGTAGTAGTCGAGACCGCGCGCGATCTTGAGGTCCGCGACGACGACGCCGGGTGCCCGCTCGGCCGCAGCCGACACGAGCGCGCCGAGCTCCGCGAGGCCCTCGTCGAGCAGCTCGCTGACGACGCCGTGGCTCGCGGCGAGCGCACGGACCTCGTCGACGACGGACGCGTCGGGACCGTTGATCGCGGCGAGGGCGAGGCACGCGCGTGCCTGCAGCTCGGTCGCGCCGGTCTCGGAGACGAGGAGCTCTGCGACGGCGTCGGGACCGATCTTGTCGAGCTTGTCGATCGACCGGAGCACGCCTTCGACGTCGGTCAGGCCGAGACCGCGGTAGAAACCCTCGGCGACCTTGCGGTTGTTGACCAGGATGCGCACGGGCGGCACGCCGATCTCGCGGAGCGCGCCGAGCGCCTCCGCCATGACGAGCGGCAGCTCGACCTCGTAGTGGTACGGGAGCGTGCCCGCGCCGACGACGTCGATGTCCGCCTGGACGAACTCGCGGAAGCGACCGTCCTGGGGGCGCTCGCCGCGCCACACCTTCTGGATCTGGTAGCGCTTGAACGGGAAGCTCAGGTGGCCCGCGTTCTCCAGGACGTACCGCGCGAACGGCACCGTCAGGTCGAAGTGCAGCCCCAGCTGCTTCTCGTCGGCGCGCCCTTCCTCAGGGGCCTCCTCCTGGAGACGACGCAGGACGTAGACCTCCTTCGAGGTCTCCCCCTTGCGCAGCAGCTGGTCGAGGGGCTCGACCGCCCGCGTCTCGATCCCCGCGAACCCATGGAGCTCGAAGGTCCTGCGCAGGACGTCGAGCACGTGCTGCTCGACGATGCGCCCGGCAGGGCGCCACTCGGGGAATCCGGACAGGGGTGTGGGACGTGCCATGCCCCCGATCCTACCGGCGGGCGAGGTACGGGTTGCGTACGGTCTCGGCGTCGAGCCTGCTCGCAGGCCCGTGACCGGGCAGGACGAGCGCCCTCTCCGGCAGCCCGTCGAGGAGCGCGGCGAGCGAGCGGCGCATCGTCGACATGTCGCCGCCCGGCAGGTCGGTGCGGCCGATCGTCCCGGCGAACAGGACGTCGCCGGTGAAGGCCGTGGCGTCGGCACCGTCCACGTACGCGTCGCCGCGCTCGGGGAGCGCCGAGCCAAGGGCAGGGACGTCGAGCGCGAGGAACACCGTCGCGCCCTGCGTGTGCCCGGGTGCGTGCCACGCCGTGAGCGCAGGCACCCCCAGGAGGTCGAGGTCCGTGCGCGCGCCGACGAACGGCTGCACACGCTGAGGAGCGCGGTAGTCGACCGGGTTGCAGCCGCCTGCGGCGAGCGCCTGGGCGAGCGGACCGCTCGCCGCGTGCGACGCGCTGTCCTCGATCGTGCCGAACGGGTCCGACAGCCGGTAGGCGTCGTCGGCGTGGATGAGAAGCGGCACGTCGTAGAGCTCGCACAGCTCGGCAGCCGACCAGGTGTGGTCGACGTGCCCGTGCGTCGCGAGGACGGCGACGGGCGCGAGCCCGGCAACCCTGACGTGCTCGGTCAGGGCGGGCACGACGCCGCCCCCCGCGTCGATGATCACGCACGGCCCCGAGCCGGTCGCAGACACGAGATAGCTGTTCGTACCGAACACAGGAGCGACGATCGTCTCGACATGCATCCCGTCATGCTAGGCCTCGCGGCGCGCCGGTCCGCGAGAACGAGGGCGACGCGAGGCCACGACATCCCTAGACTGTGGAGGACCAGCACGCGACTGCGCGCCGGCACGTCACGTCCCCGTCCGCGGGGACAGTCGCTGATTCCGCCTGCGAGGGCGGGTCACCACACGAGGAGTGATGCCCTGTGTCCGAGTCCACCCCCGCCGTCGACGGCGACAACACCGCGGAGACGCCCGGCACCTCCCCCGAGGTCACCACCCCCACCCCGGCCGCATCTGAGCCCGCCGCCGAGGCGCCCGCTGCTGAGGTCGAGGCACCCGTCGAGCCCGCCGAGGCGCCCGCTGCTGAGGTCGAGGCAACCGCCGAAGCTCCCGCCGAGCCTGCGGCCCCGGCCCCGGTTGCCGTCCCGACGCCGCGCCCCACGCCGCGGCGCGTCCCGTCGCCCGCCGCTCTCGCACAGGCGCGCCCTGCACCCGCTGCCCGCCCTGCCGTCTCGCCCGTCCCGGCGCCCGCTGACGCGGCTGCCGCAGCCGAGGCCGCAGCGTTCGGCCGCGTCGACGACGAGGGCAGCGTCTACGTCCGCGAGGCTGCCGGTGAGCGCCTCGTCGGCCAGTTCCCGGGTGCGACGAAGGACGAGGCGCTCGCCCTCTACGTCCGCCGCTTCCTCGACCTGCAGGCCAAGGTCGCGCTCTTCGAGACGCGTCTCGGCAGCGCCGAGCTCGCCGTCAAGGAGATCGACCAGACGCTCGCGAAGCTCGACGAGGAGATGACCGAACCGTCGGCCGTCGGCAACCTCGACGGGCTCCGCGCCCGCGTCGAGGCCGTCCGCGGTGCAGCGGCCGAACGACGCGCGGCCCTCGAGGCCGAGCGGGCCGCCGCCAAGGCAGCCGCGGTCGAGGCACGCACCGCGATCGTCGAGGCCGCCGAGGCGATCGCCGCTACCGACCCCGCGCGCATCCAGTGGCGTCCCGCGGGCGACAAGCTCCGCACGCTCCTCGACCAGTGGAAGGAAGCGCAGCGCACCGGACCGCGCATCGACCGTCCGACCGAGGAGGCGCTGTGGAAGCGGTTCAGCCACGCGCGCACCGCGTTCGACCGTGAGCGCCGCCACTTCTTCGCGGAGCTCGAGCAGCGCAACAGCGCCGCGAAGGCCGCGAAGGAGCAGCTGGTCGCCGAGGCCGAGGCGCTCGCGACGAGCACCGACTGGGGTGCGACCGCCGCGGCGTACCGCGACCTCATGGCCCGCTGGAAGGCTGCCGGCCGTGCGAGCCGCAAGGACGACGACGCCCTGTGGGCCCGGTTCCGCGGCGCGCAGGACCGCTTCTTCGCGGCCCGCGACGCTGACAACGCCGCGATCGACGCCGAGTACGGGGCGAACCTCGAGGTGAAGGAGGCGCTCCTTGCCGAGGCGGAGGCGCTCGTCCCCGTGACGAACCTCGCCAAGGCGAAGGCAGCCCTGCGGGACATCCAGGAGCGCTGGGAGGCCGCCGGTCGGGTGCCGCGCGCCGACGTCCAGCGCGTCGAGGCACGCATGCGTGCCGTCGAGACGGCTGTCCGCGAGGCCGACGAGCAGCAGTGGAAGCGCACCAACCCTGAGACCCGCGCACGGGCCGAGGGCGCTGCCGCACAGCTCGCGCAGGCTATCGCGCAGGCAGAAGAGCGCCTTGCGGCCGCCAAGGCGAAGGGGGACGAGCGGGCTGTCACGTCGCTCACCGAGGAGATCGCGGCGAAGCGCACCTGGCTCGAGCAGGTCGAGCGCGCGGCGAACGACGCGCGCGGCTGACGCGACCATCCACAGATCGAGCGCCCCGGTGGTCTCCGCCGGGGCGCTCGCGTCATCCTGGCGCGGTGCCGCTCGCCATCGCCTTCACCACCCCCACCGTCGCTCCCAGCCCGGTCGTGGCGCCCGACGACGTCGGGGGCCCCGTCGCCTTCGACACGCTCCTGCGCGACGGTGAGCTGCTCCTCGTCCACGGCCGCAGGGCCGTCCCGCGAGGCACGCCGATCACGCCGAGGGTGCGCGTGCTGGCGCTCGCGCCGGAGGTCCCACCCCGGACCGTCATCGGTCGCGCGAGCGCTTGCTGGGTGTTCCTGGGCGGGATGCCGCCCGAGCGGCTGACGGTCCTGTACCCGCCGAGCTGCCACCGTCCGCACCCCGGGCCCACTCTCGCCAGCCACCAGGCCGTGCTCGGCGAGGACGAGACAGTCCGGCTCGGGAGCATCGCCGTCACGACGCCCGCGCGCACGGCCGCCGATCTCGCGCTCTTCGCGCCCGGACCCGACGCCACGCGCCTGGTCGGCTCGCTCGTCTCCGCGGGCGTGACGAGCGTCCGCGAGGTCCTCGTCGCCCTCGGGCGACGATCAGGCGACGCAGCCTACGGGCGTGCCCTCGATGTGGTGCGCGCTCTCGGGTGACGAGTCAGGCGGGCAGCGGGTCGTTCTTCGTCCCGGTGATGCGGTAGACGTCGAACACGCCGTCGACCTTGCGCACGGCCTTGAGGACGGTGGCGAGGTGCGCCGGCTCGGCCATCTCGAACACGAATCGTGAGACCGCGACACGGTCCGACGACGTCGACACGGTCGCCGACAAGATGTTGACGTGGTTGTCCGACAGCACGCGGGTGACGTCCGAGAGCAGTCGCGACCGGTCGAGCGCCTCGACCTGGATCTGCACGAGGAAGAGCGTGTTCGCCCCGGCCGTCCAGGAGACGTCGACGAACCGCTCGGGCTGGGACTGGAGCGCTGCCACGTTGGCGCAGTCGGTGCGGTGCACCGAGACTCCCTGTCCACGCGTGATGAAGCCGATGATCTCGTCGCCGGGCACCGGGGTGCAGCACTTGGCGAGCTTGACCCACACGTCCTCGACGCCCTTGACCACGATGCCCGGGTCGCCCGTGCGCGGACGACGGGAGGACGGTGCTCCAGGACGTGCGACCTCGGCGAGGTCCTCCGTCGTGCCACCCTCGCCGCCCATCGACTGGACGAGGCGGTGCACGACAGTGTTCGCGGAGACCTGCCCCTCTCCCACCGCCGCGTACAGCGCGGACACGTCCGCGTAGCGCATCTCGTGAGCCAGCGCGACGAGTCCTTCGTGCGAGAGCAGACGCTGGATCGGGAGGCCCTGTTTGCGCATGGCCTTCGCGATCGCGTCCTTGCCGTGCTCGACCGCTTCCTCGCGGCGCTCCTTCGAGAACCACTGACGGATCTTGTTGCGCGCGCGGGGGCTCTTGACGAAGGCCATCCAGTCGCGGCTCGGTCCCGCGTTCTCCGACTTGGAGGTCAGGACGTCGACCACGTCGCCGTTCTCGAGCTCGGAGTCGAGCGAGACGAGGCGTCCGTTGACGCGCGCCCCCATCGTGCGGTGACCGACCTCGGTGTGCACCGCGTAGGCGAAGTCCACGGGCGTGGAGCCGGCCGGGAGGGCGATGACCTCACCCTTCGGGGTGAAGACGTACACCTCCTTGCCGCTCATCTCGAAGCGCAGCGAGTCGAGGAACTCCGACGGGTCGGCGGTCTCGCGCTGCCAGTCGACGAGCTGGCGCAGCCACTGCATCTCGTTGGCGGTCTTGTCGCCCGCCGCGACGGGGCTGCCCTTCGAGGCTTCCTTGTACTTCCAGTGCGCCGCGACGCCGTACTCCGCGCGACGGTGCATCTCGTGGGTACGGATCTGGATCTCGACGGGCTTGCCTCCGGGACCGATCACAGTCGTGTGGAGGGACTGGTACATGTTGAACTTCGGCATCGCGATGTAGTCCTTGAACCGGCCGGGGACCGGGTTCCATCGCGCGTGCAGCGCACCGAGCGCCGCGTAGCAGTCACGCACCGAGTCCACGAGGACGCGTGTGCCGACGAGGTCGTAGATGTCCGCGAAGTCGTGACCGCGGACGATCATCTTCTGGTACACGGAGTAGTAGTGCTTCGGCCGGCCCGTGACCGTGCACTTGATCTTCGCGGCGCGCAGGTCCGAGATGATCTGGTCACGGACGATCGCGAGGTACTCCTCGCGCGCCGGGGCGCGCTCCGCGACGAGGTGCACGATCTCGTCGTAGACCTTGGGGTACAGGGCCTGGAAGGACAGGTCCTCGAGCTCCCACTTGATCGTGTTCATGCCGAGCCTGTGGGCGAGGGGCGCGTAGATCTCGAGCGTCTCGCGCGCCTTGCGTGCGGCCGAGGCCGCGGGCACGAACCGCCACGTGCGTGCGTTGTGCAGGCGGTCGGCGAGCTTGATCACGAGGACGCGGATGTCGCGGGACATAGCGACGACCATCTTGCGGACGGTCTCCGCCTGGGCCGCGTCACCGAACTTGACCTTGTCGAGCTTCGTGACGCCGTCGACCATCATGGCGATCTCTTCGCCGTACTCCTCCGTCAGCTGCTGGAGCGAGTAGTCGGTGTCCTCGACGGTGTCGTGGAGGAGGGCGGCAGCGATCGTCGACTCGGTCATGCCGAGCTCGGCGAGGATCGTCGCGACGGCGACGGGGTGCGTGATGTACGGGTCGCCCGACCGACGCTTCTGGCCGCGGTGGGCGCGCTCCGCGGTGACGTAGGCGCGCTCGATGAGGCTCAGGTCGGCACGCGGGTGGTTCGCGCGCACAGCCTGGAGCACGGGCTCGAGCGCCGGTGATGTCCCGGGGCGCGACCCGAAGAGCACGAGCCGGCGACGGCTAGACCCACCGGACCCGCTCGCGGGCGCGGAGGTCGAGGGCGTCGTCCTCGTGTCCTCGCTCATCGTGGTCCTCCCTCACGCCCTGTGCCGCGTACGTCCGACCTGGTCAGGTCGAGCACCGCGTCACCGCTGGTCCACCAGTCTACGTCCGCAGGTCGGTGCTCCGCGCACGTGCCTGCCGACGGCGGACGCGTGTCAGGTCAGGAGCGCGTGCACCTCGTGACCGGCGAGGCGGCCACGACCACCGAGCGCCTCGATCTCGAGGAGGAACACGAGACCGACGACGTCCGCCCCCGCGCGGCGCAGCAGGTCGACGCCAGCGGCGGCCGTGCCGCCGGTCGCGAGGATGTCGTCGAGGACGAGCACCTTCGCGCCGGAGGGGATCGTGCCGTCGCGGACCTCGAGCGTCGCCGTGCCGTACTCGAGCTCGTACGTGGCGCCGAGCACGGGTGGCGGCAGCTTCCCCGCCTTGCGCACCGGCACGAACCCGACCCCGAGGAGCGTCGCGAGCGGCGCCCCGAACATGAAGCCGCGCGCCTCCATCCCGGCAACCAGGTCGAAGTCGCCGACCTGCGCCGCGATCGCGGCGAGCCCCCGGATCGCGGCGCGGAAGCCTGGCCCGTCGCCGAGCACCCCGGCGACGTCGCGGAAGACGACGCCGGGGGTCGGGAAGTCGGGCACGTCCCGGATCAGGGAGCTGACGAGCTCTCTGTCCGCGGCCAGGTCGAAGTGCTCGGTCACTTGCGCCTGCGCTTCTTCTTCGGCTGGGCAGCGGTGCCGAGGTGGTGCCCGGCAGCGAGCTGCCCGGTGTGCGCGTGGGCCGGCGTCGACTCGCCCGCCTCGTCGCCCTTGGCCGTGCGGCCCGCGATGACCTTCGCGGTGTGGGTCTTGATCGTGTCCTCACGCTCGCGGAGCGTGACCTCGAGCGGGGTGGCGAGGTAGATCGACGAGTACGCACCGACCGCCATGCCGACGAAGAGCGCGAGCGCGATGTCGCGCAGCGTTCCAGCACCGAGGACGAACGCGCCGATGAAGAGGA
This genomic window from Flavimobilis soli contains:
- a CDS encoding RelA/SpoT family protein, translating into MSEDTRTTPSTSAPASGSGGSSRRRLVLFGSRPGTSPALEPVLQAVRANHPRADLSLIERAYVTAERAHRGQKRRSGDPYITHPVAVATILAELGMTESTIAAALLHDTVEDTDYSLQQLTEEYGEEIAMMVDGVTKLDKVKFGDAAQAETVRKMVVAMSRDIRVLVIKLADRLHNARTWRFVPAASAARKARETLEIYAPLAHRLGMNTIKWELEDLSFQALYPKVYDEIVHLVAERAPAREEYLAIVRDQIISDLRAAKIKCTVTGRPKHYYSVYQKMIVRGHDFADIYDLVGTRVLVDSVRDCYAALGALHARWNPVPGRFKDYIAMPKFNMYQSLHTTVIGPGGKPVEIQIRTHEMHRRAEYGVAAHWKYKEASKGSPVAAGDKTANEMQWLRQLVDWQRETADPSEFLDSLRFEMSGKEVYVFTPKGEVIALPAGSTPVDFAYAVHTEVGHRTMGARVNGRLVSLDSELENGDVVDVLTSKSENAGPSRDWMAFVKSPRARNKIRQWFSKERREEAVEHGKDAIAKAMRKQGLPIQRLLSHEGLVALAHEMRYADVSALYAAVGEGQVSANTVVHRLVQSMGGEGGTTEDLAEVARPGAPSSRRPRTGDPGIVVKGVEDVWVKLAKCCTPVPGDEIIGFITRGQGVSVHRTDCANVAALQSQPERFVDVSWTAGANTLFLVQIQVEALDRSRLLSDVTRVLSDNHVNILSATVSTSSDRVAVSRFVFEMAEPAHLATVLKAVRKVDGVFDVYRITGTKNDPLPA
- a CDS encoding adenine phosphoribosyltransferase, giving the protein MTEHFDLAADRELVSSLIRDVPDFPTPGVVFRDVAGVLGDGPGFRAAIRGLAAIAAQVGDFDLVAGMEARGFMFGAPLATLLGVGFVPVRKAGKLPPPVLGATYELEYGTATLEVRDGTIPSGAKVLVLDDILATGGTAAAGVDLLRRAGADVVGLVFLLEIEALGGRGRLAGHEVHALLT